The DNA sequence TTTTGGCGCTTATGAAACAGATGGGGCTTTCATCAATAATTTCTTCACTAAGACGCGTACCCAGGAAGGCTTTGATGAATGGGCTAAAGAATGGATCTTTGGAGTTGCTGATCATGAGGAATATCTTAACAAGCTGGGCGTCAGCCGCCTAGAAACTTTGAGGGCCAGCGCTGCGCTAGGCTATTCCACCAAAGTGAAAAGGGGGTCGAGATAATGGCTAGTAATGATTTTGCAAAAGTTGGCGAATTCAAACCAATCGACCTTCTGGCCGTATCCGCAGCAAGAGAGGTAACAGACGGGGAGGTTGTTTTTGCAGGAACCGGATTGCCCATGTTGGCTATCATGTTGGCTCAGAAAACCACTGCGCCTAACGCAGTATGTATTTATGAGGCCGGCAGTGTGGATGGAAGGCCCATTTCTCTGCCCACCTCCGTGGGGGATGCTCGCTGTATCTATCAGGCTTCGATTGCTTCTGGTTTATACGACGTTTTTGGACAACTGCAAAGAGGAAATGTGGATATGGCTTTCTTAGGTGGTGCAGAAATCGATCAGTATGGCAGTGTCAATACCACCGCCATGGGGGGCTACTCCCCAGTCGGCAAGCGTCTAACGGGTAGTGGTGGAAACGCCGACATTAATGCTCTC is a window from the Desulfosporosinus sp. Sb-LF genome containing:
- a CDS encoding CoA-transferase — translated: MASNDFAKVGEFKPIDLLAVSAAREVTDGEVVFAGTGLPMLAIMLAQKTTAPNAVCIYEAGSVDGRPISLPTSVGDARCIYQASIASGLYDVFGQLQRGNVDMAFLGGAEIDQYGSVNTTAMGGYSPVGKRLTGSGGNADINALAKRTVFIMIQEKRRFVERCSYITSPGWRIPKWPGGEFVHKKEVYGKAFRGGPWAVISNMGVYHFDDDGIIYLDTVHPGFTPEQVRENCMFDLNISRVSGETKPPTYNELELLYKTVDPEGIFLP